In Thalassotalea fonticola, a single genomic region encodes these proteins:
- a CDS encoding HU family DNA-binding protein, whose translation MNKSQLIEKIAAGADISKAAAGRALDSFIDAVSDELKSGEQVALVGFGTFSVRDRAARQGRNPQTGATIEIAAAKIPAFKAGKALKDAVN comes from the coding sequence ATGAATAAGTCTCAATTAATCGAAAAAATCGCAGCAGGTGCTGACATTTCTAAAGCTGCAGCTGGTCGTGCGTTAGATTCTTTCATCGATGCAGTTTCTGATGAATTAAAATCAGGCGAGCAAGTTGCTCTAGTTGGTTTTGGTACATTCTCAGTTCGTGATCGTGCAGCCCGTCAAGGCCGTAACCCACAAACTGGTGCTACAATCGAAATTGCAGCAGCTAAAATCCCAGCATTTAAAGCCGGTAAAGCGCTTAAAGATGCGGTAAACTAA
- a CDS encoding SurA N-terminal domain-containing protein, whose translation MLERIREGSSGITAKVILGLVIATFVFAGVGSYTNSVDTSAATVNGEKISQQKFDQAYQNQRNRMEQQYGEMFAQLAGNDMYMQSMRSNVLENLINEELLDQNARELNIRISDQQIKEAILAMQEFQVDGVFNNDRYLMVINQAGFYQPSAFRDYLRVDMARRQLMQSVMATEFSMPYQQDLAVKLTNQTRSIRYATITAEQFKATVEVTDEEINQYYQENQSRFATQEQVKVEYISLDIANLKKDVVIEDSEVQAYYDDNLSSYSTTERRRASHILIEFGEDDVAAEQQAKDILAKVNAGDDFAALAKEFSADTFSGENGGDLDWFEQGAMDIEFDKAVFALTKEDNLSDIVKSDFGFHIIKLTDIEEVATKPFADVKTEILAQLTNDQALEVYYDLQTQMAEVAFESPDSLEEAAAVINAEIQTSNWLTRGNNPAPFNNSDVVEVAFSDVVLLDNMNSDVVEVSADQVAMVVRINDHQEATTKPLTEVSEQIKVQLVNNKASLAAQQASESLLSKVLANEDVTVALAATGSSFVAADNITRNGAEVTNNIAKQAFTLAHPTEGQVSAASTLMLSGDYAVIEVLSVTEGVAGDADANVAQQQAMSVSQAVFEGYIANLKENAEITRNLPANSSPLL comes from the coding sequence ATGTTAGAAAGAATAAGAGAAGGCTCTTCAGGAATTACTGCCAAAGTTATTTTAGGCTTAGTAATTGCAACGTTTGTATTTGCTGGTGTTGGTAGTTATACCAACTCTGTAGATACTTCAGCAGCCACAGTAAATGGTGAAAAGATTAGCCAGCAAAAGTTTGATCAAGCGTATCAAAATCAACGTAACCGCATGGAACAACAATACGGTGAAATGTTTGCACAGTTAGCTGGTAACGATATGTACATGCAATCTATGCGCAGTAATGTACTAGAGAATTTGATCAATGAAGAATTGCTTGATCAAAATGCTCGTGAATTAAATATTCGCATAAGCGATCAACAAATCAAAGAAGCCATCCTTGCCATGCAAGAATTTCAAGTTGATGGTGTATTCAATAATGATCGTTATTTAATGGTAATTAACCAAGCTGGTTTTTATCAACCTTCTGCATTTAGAGATTACTTACGTGTAGACATGGCTCGTCGTCAATTAATGCAAAGTGTAATGGCAACTGAATTTAGCATGCCATATCAACAAGATTTGGCTGTGAAGTTAACCAACCAAACTCGTAGCATTCGCTATGCAACTATTACTGCAGAGCAATTTAAAGCGACAGTTGAAGTGACTGATGAAGAAATTAACCAGTATTATCAAGAGAATCAATCACGTTTTGCTACGCAAGAGCAAGTTAAAGTTGAATACATCAGCCTTGATATTGCCAACCTCAAAAAAGACGTAGTTATTGAAGACAGTGAAGTACAGGCTTATTACGATGATAACCTTTCATCTTATTCTACAACTGAACGTCGTCGTGCATCACACATTCTGATTGAGTTTGGTGAAGATGACGTAGCTGCTGAACAACAAGCTAAAGACATCCTTGCTAAAGTTAATGCTGGTGATGATTTTGCCGCACTTGCTAAAGAATTTTCTGCAGATACATTCTCTGGTGAAAATGGCGGCGATTTAGATTGGTTTGAACAAGGTGCTATGGATATTGAGTTTGATAAAGCGGTATTCGCATTAACTAAAGAAGATAACCTTAGTGACATTGTTAAATCTGATTTTGGTTTTCACATCATTAAGCTAACTGACATTGAAGAAGTTGCAACAAAGCCTTTTGCTGATGTTAAAACTGAAATTTTAGCGCAATTAACTAACGATCAAGCTTTAGAAGTTTATTACGATTTACAAACTCAAATGGCTGAAGTCGCATTTGAATCTCCTGATTCGCTTGAAGAAGCAGCTGCAGTAATTAATGCAGAAATTCAAACCAGTAACTGGTTAACTCGTGGTAATAATCCTGCACCATTTAATAATAGTGATGTTGTTGAAGTTGCTTTTTCTGATGTAGTTCTACTTGATAATATGAACTCTGATGTTGTTGAAGTTTCTGCAGATCAAGTTGCAATGGTGGTACGTATTAACGATCATCAGGAAGCTACAACTAAGCCTTTAACTGAAGTTTCTGAGCAAATTAAAGTTCAACTTGTTAACAACAAAGCAAGCTTAGCAGCACAACAGGCAAGCGAATCATTACTATCTAAAGTTTTAGCGAATGAAGATGTTACTGTAGCTCTTGCCGCAACTGGTTCTAGTTTTGTTGCAGCTGATAATATTACTCGTAACGGCGCTGAAGTTACCAATAATATTGCCAAACAAGCGTTTACCTTAGCTCATCCTACTGAAGGTCAAGTATCTGCAGCAAGCACGTTAATGCTTTCTGGTGATTATGCAGTAATAGAAGTATTAAGTGTAACGGAAGGTGTTGCCGGTGATGCAGATGCTAATGTTGCTCAGCAACAAGCTATGTCAGTGTCGCAAGCTGTGTTTGAAGGCTATATCGCTAACCTTAAGGAAAACGCTGAGATCACTCGTAACTTACCAGCGAACTCTTCTCCATTACTATAG